A single Sander lucioperca isolate FBNREF2018 chromosome 24, SLUC_FBN_1.2, whole genome shotgun sequence DNA region contains:
- the LOC116044755 gene encoding protein EFR3 homolog B-like isoform X1, with protein sequence MPGTLPRFPSMPSSFLSSLPQGINPPSLPRGISLPSLPSLPRGMSLPRGMSLPRAAVAMSTVTEAPRRLLQDCCSVLDHQTPGGLCGCCWALRPRYKRLVDNIFPEDPEDGLVKANMEKLTFFALSAPEKLDRIAAYLSERLTRELNRHRYGYVCIAMEAMEQLLLACHCQSINLLVESFLSTLRLLLEAEKPHLHILATNSFVKFANIEEDTPSYHRSYDFFVSRFSEMCHTEHEDTDIQNKIRVAGIRGLQGVVRKTVDDELQVNIWEPRHMEQIVPALLVNLQQHTHTNSESPAEQTEVCFRELLGRAAYGHITNAVRPVLMHLDSHSLWEGRSFAVQCFQIIMYSIQPQHSHLVIQQLLGHLDANSRTPASVRAGIVEVLSEAAAIEATGSVGPTVLEVFNTLLRQLRQSVDYQLTGYYDDDGKQETTSSEEKTLQDAVIKTIGSFANTLPVYQRSEVMLFIMGRIPVPGMYPALGSPNAGFEGSRMIQVMLLKSLLQVSECYDSSNLLTALPSSFLEPLLSFTLMEDPEIRLLVLSILTSLIDRRHNAPRLSAAAASVTFDVSVLQRKEDRCSRQDNLFIRKHAQRLYRHIYLTCKEESSGRSHYQALCALLAVVCVELTNEEVTVDLIRLVLALQELALSNQECLSVFNRCGVHAVCAAFLLLLSQLGPPPPLHQHVTQVIESRQSSAPHLLPQDLFCDKPRLPEGQLKVDEDFLFAQSKICEALTGSSYSAHAERFNTPYTPQITDEDRLSKRKSIGDVISLQIDMDPEYCDTEQKPQTEQITFETLKNAIEDRGSVAEDERRRMQVVEKFQTAPFEEIAAHCGARTSLLQSKLDHIFDLIIRPPPSPSGHSPPRSTPLYEMKFPDLCVY encoded by the exons ATGCCAGGAACTCTCCCCAGGTTTCCCAGCATGCCGTCTTCCTTTCTCAGCTCGCTGCCCCAAGGCATCAACCCTCCCAGTTTACCCAGAGGCATCTCTCTGCCCAGTTTACCCAGCCTGCCGAGGGGGATGTCGTTGCCGAGGGGGATGTCATTGCCGAGGGCAGCCGTCGCCATGTCGACTGTTACCGAGGCTCCTCGGAGGCTGCTGCAGGACTGCTGCTCCGTGCTGGACCATCAGACACCTGGAG gTCTGTGCGGTTGCTGCTGGGCGTTGCGTCCTCGCTACAAGCGTCTGGTTGATAATATTTTCCCAGAAGACCcggag GACGGGCTGGTGAAAGCCAACATGGAGAAGCTGACGTTCTTCGCTCTGTCGGCTCCGGAAAAACTCGACCGAATCGCTGCGTACCTGTCAGAGCGATTGACCCGAGAGCTGAACCGCCACCGCTACGG gtatGTGTGTATTGCGATGGAGGCCATGGAGCAGCTGCTGCTGGCGTGTCACTGTCAGAGCATCAACCTGCTGGTGGAGAGTTTCCTCAGCACGCTGCGTCTGCTGCTGGAGGCCGAAAAACCACACCTCCACATCCTCGCCACCAACTCC TTTGTGAAGTTTGCGAACATCGAGGAGGACACGCCATCGTATCATCGCAGCTACGACTTCTTCGTGTCTCGCTTCAGTGAGATGTGTCACACCGAACACGAAGACACCGACATCCAGAACAA gatcCGTGTGGCGGGCATCCGCGGCCTGCAGGGCGTGGTCAGGAAGACGGTGGACGACGAACTGCAGGTGAACATCTGGGAGCCTCGCCACATGGAGCAGATCGTCCCTGCTCTGCTGGTCAacctgcagcagcacacacacaccaacag tgagtCTCCAGCAGAGCAGACGGAAGTGTGTTTCAGGGAGCTGTTGGGACGAGCTGCTTATGGACACATTACCAACGCTGTCAGACCTGTGCTcat GCACCTGGACAGTCACAGTCTCTGGGAGGGACGAAGCTTTGCTGTTCAGTGTTTTCAGATCATCATGTACTCCATCCAG CCCCAACACTCCCACCTGGTGATCCAGCAGCTGTTGGGTCACCTGGACGCCAACAGCAGGACTCCCGCTTCGGTACGAGCCGGGATCGTAGAGGTGCTGTCTGAAGCTGCTGCTATAGAAGCTACCGGATCTGTCG GTCCGACTGTACTGGAAGTGTTCAACACGTTACTGCGACAGCTGAGGCAGAGCGTGGACTACCAGCTGACTGGTTATTACGACGACGACGGAAAACAGGAAACCACCTCGAGTGAAGAGAAGACACTGCAGGACGCCGTCATCAAAACTATTG GATCCTTCGCCAACACGCTCCCCGTgtaccagaggtcagaggtcatgcTGTTCATCATGGGGAGGATCCCTGTTCCCGGGATGTACCCCGCTCTGGGCTCCCCCAACGCCGG gttTGAAGGCAGCAGGATGATCCAGGTGATGCTGCTGAAGTCTCTCCTGCAG GTGTCGGAGTGTTACGACAGCAGTAACCTGTTGACGGCGTTGCCCTCGTCCTTCTTGGAGCCGCTGCTTTCCTTCACGCTGATGGAAGATCCAGAGATCCGTCTGCTCGTCCTCTCCATCCTCACCTCGCTCATCGACAGACGCCACAACGCCCCCAGACTCAGCGCTGCCGCCGCCAG tgtGACGTTTGACGTCTCGGTGCTGCAGCGGAAGGAGGACCGGTGCTCTCGACAAGACAACCTGTTCATCAGGAAG CACGCTCAGCGTCTCTACAGGCACATCTACCTCACCTGTAAGGAGGAGAGCAGTGGGCGGAGCCACTACCAGGCCCTCTGCGCCCTATTGGCTGTCGTCTGTGTGGAACTGACCAATGAGGAGGTAACGGTGGACCTGATCCGACTCGTCCTCGCTCTGCAG GAGCTGGCGTTGTCCAATCAGGAGTGTCTGTCGGTGTTTAACCGCTGTGGAGTTCACGCCGTCTGCGCCgccttcctcctcctgctgtccCAGCTcggccctcctcctcctctccaccaaCACGTCACTCAG gtgataGAGAGTCGTCAGAGCAGCGCTCCACACCTGCTGCCTCAAGACCTTTTCTGTGACAAACCCAG actgcCAGAAGGTCAGCTGAAAGTAGATGAAGACTTTCTGTTCGCCCAGTCTAAGATCTGCGAGgctctgacaggaagcagctaCAGTGCACACGCCGAACGTTTCAACACGCCATACACGCCTCAGATAACcg atgaGGACCGTCTGTCGAAGAGGAAAAGTATTGGAGACGTCATCTCTCTGCAGATAGACATGGACCCTGAGTACTGTGATACAGAGCAG AAACCTCAGACGGAGCAGATCACCTTTGAGACGCTGAAGAACGCCATCG AAGATAGA
- the LOC116044755 gene encoding protein EFR3 homolog B-like isoform X2, with protein sequence MSAAGVVFMYGLCGCCWALRPRYKRLVDNIFPEDPEDGLVKANMEKLTFFALSAPEKLDRIAAYLSERLTRELNRHRYGYVCIAMEAMEQLLLACHCQSINLLVESFLSTLRLLLEAEKPHLHILATNSFVKFANIEEDTPSYHRSYDFFVSRFSEMCHTEHEDTDIQNKIRVAGIRGLQGVVRKTVDDELQVNIWEPRHMEQIVPALLVNLQQHTHTNSESPAEQTEVCFRELLGRAAYGHITNAVRPVLMHLDSHSLWEGRSFAVQCFQIIMYSIQPQHSHLVIQQLLGHLDANSRTPASVRAGIVEVLSEAAAIEATGSVGPTVLEVFNTLLRQLRQSVDYQLTGYYDDDGKQETTSSEEKTLQDAVIKTIGSFANTLPVYQRSEVMLFIMGRIPVPGMYPALGSPNAGFEGSRMIQVMLLKSLLQVSECYDSSNLLTALPSSFLEPLLSFTLMEDPEIRLLVLSILTSLIDRRHNAPRLSAAAASVTFDVSVLQRKEDRCSRQDNLFIRKHAQRLYRHIYLTCKEESSGRSHYQALCALLAVVCVELTNEEVTVDLIRLVLALQELALSNQECLSVFNRCGVHAVCAAFLLLLSQLGPPPPLHQHVTQVIESRQSSAPHLLPQDLFCDKPRLPEGQLKVDEDFLFAQSKICEALTGSSYSAHAERFNTPYTPQITDEDRLSKRKSIGDVISLQIDMDPEYCDTEQKPQTEQITFETLKNAIEDRGSVAEDERRRMQVVEKFQTAPFEEIAAHCGARTSLLQSKLDHIFDLIIRPPPSPSGHSPPRSTPLYEMKFPDLCVY encoded by the exons atgtcaGCTGCAGGAGTTGTCTTCATGTACG gTCTGTGCGGTTGCTGCTGGGCGTTGCGTCCTCGCTACAAGCGTCTGGTTGATAATATTTTCCCAGAAGACCcggag GACGGGCTGGTGAAAGCCAACATGGAGAAGCTGACGTTCTTCGCTCTGTCGGCTCCGGAAAAACTCGACCGAATCGCTGCGTACCTGTCAGAGCGATTGACCCGAGAGCTGAACCGCCACCGCTACGG gtatGTGTGTATTGCGATGGAGGCCATGGAGCAGCTGCTGCTGGCGTGTCACTGTCAGAGCATCAACCTGCTGGTGGAGAGTTTCCTCAGCACGCTGCGTCTGCTGCTGGAGGCCGAAAAACCACACCTCCACATCCTCGCCACCAACTCC TTTGTGAAGTTTGCGAACATCGAGGAGGACACGCCATCGTATCATCGCAGCTACGACTTCTTCGTGTCTCGCTTCAGTGAGATGTGTCACACCGAACACGAAGACACCGACATCCAGAACAA gatcCGTGTGGCGGGCATCCGCGGCCTGCAGGGCGTGGTCAGGAAGACGGTGGACGACGAACTGCAGGTGAACATCTGGGAGCCTCGCCACATGGAGCAGATCGTCCCTGCTCTGCTGGTCAacctgcagcagcacacacacaccaacag tgagtCTCCAGCAGAGCAGACGGAAGTGTGTTTCAGGGAGCTGTTGGGACGAGCTGCTTATGGACACATTACCAACGCTGTCAGACCTGTGCTcat GCACCTGGACAGTCACAGTCTCTGGGAGGGACGAAGCTTTGCTGTTCAGTGTTTTCAGATCATCATGTACTCCATCCAG CCCCAACACTCCCACCTGGTGATCCAGCAGCTGTTGGGTCACCTGGACGCCAACAGCAGGACTCCCGCTTCGGTACGAGCCGGGATCGTAGAGGTGCTGTCTGAAGCTGCTGCTATAGAAGCTACCGGATCTGTCG GTCCGACTGTACTGGAAGTGTTCAACACGTTACTGCGACAGCTGAGGCAGAGCGTGGACTACCAGCTGACTGGTTATTACGACGACGACGGAAAACAGGAAACCACCTCGAGTGAAGAGAAGACACTGCAGGACGCCGTCATCAAAACTATTG GATCCTTCGCCAACACGCTCCCCGTgtaccagaggtcagaggtcatgcTGTTCATCATGGGGAGGATCCCTGTTCCCGGGATGTACCCCGCTCTGGGCTCCCCCAACGCCGG gttTGAAGGCAGCAGGATGATCCAGGTGATGCTGCTGAAGTCTCTCCTGCAG GTGTCGGAGTGTTACGACAGCAGTAACCTGTTGACGGCGTTGCCCTCGTCCTTCTTGGAGCCGCTGCTTTCCTTCACGCTGATGGAAGATCCAGAGATCCGTCTGCTCGTCCTCTCCATCCTCACCTCGCTCATCGACAGACGCCACAACGCCCCCAGACTCAGCGCTGCCGCCGCCAG tgtGACGTTTGACGTCTCGGTGCTGCAGCGGAAGGAGGACCGGTGCTCTCGACAAGACAACCTGTTCATCAGGAAG CACGCTCAGCGTCTCTACAGGCACATCTACCTCACCTGTAAGGAGGAGAGCAGTGGGCGGAGCCACTACCAGGCCCTCTGCGCCCTATTGGCTGTCGTCTGTGTGGAACTGACCAATGAGGAGGTAACGGTGGACCTGATCCGACTCGTCCTCGCTCTGCAG GAGCTGGCGTTGTCCAATCAGGAGTGTCTGTCGGTGTTTAACCGCTGTGGAGTTCACGCCGTCTGCGCCgccttcctcctcctgctgtccCAGCTcggccctcctcctcctctccaccaaCACGTCACTCAG gtgataGAGAGTCGTCAGAGCAGCGCTCCACACCTGCTGCCTCAAGACCTTTTCTGTGACAAACCCAG actgcCAGAAGGTCAGCTGAAAGTAGATGAAGACTTTCTGTTCGCCCAGTCTAAGATCTGCGAGgctctgacaggaagcagctaCAGTGCACACGCCGAACGTTTCAACACGCCATACACGCCTCAGATAACcg atgaGGACCGTCTGTCGAAGAGGAAAAGTATTGGAGACGTCATCTCTCTGCAGATAGACATGGACCCTGAGTACTGTGATACAGAGCAG AAACCTCAGACGGAGCAGATCACCTTTGAGACGCTGAAGAACGCCATCG AAGATAGA